The sequence ttctaaagtttcgCTTCTCAATTCAGTTCACCGAAGTGatgattcagaaaaaaaaataacaaaatggaATTAGAAAGATGCGAAAacgaatgaataaataaacatCCGAAAGCTTAAAACCTGTTCCTGCCTGCCTTTCCATCTCTTCTACAGTCCGCTAATAACAAACACAATTTGCTTCCTTTGATCACTTTTCTGCTATTTATGATTCTTTAGCAACTTCCAAATAAGATTCGTTCCACAcagttcaacatttttattcaattcccATTTTGCCTGTTCGGCTGGTAATAGCATTGTGTTTTTATGTTTAtgaggaaatttttattgcaactACCATTTTGTTTCTAAGTTAAGAAAGAAATTTTATTCATGttcttcataaaaattatttgaaccAAAGCGAggtcactttaaaaaaaactagtgaatactatttctttaaaaatctaaGCAACGCATCCATTCATaccaaactattttttcattttcgtcgCCCATTTCCCATTCCATCAATCACGTTAGTCTGGCATAGACGGAGTGACAAGTGATTAGATCGGATATAAACAGTATCCTCAAAACATGCGGAGAAACAAGTAGGCGAGCGAATGTGGGGAAAAGGGTCATACAAACTGACACGGAGAGGAATAAGACGGTGTGTTGTTGTGTTTGAGGATCCAGACCGATTTAGATCAAGACAATGTTCGCGTTGTGTTGTAGTGTTTATGAGTATTCGTTAGTCGGTATTTTctagtaaaaattgaattcgaaacaatatagtttttgatgtttccTCGCTGTAAtccgaataattttttgatattttgatttgTCATAGAGAATTTcgggtacttgtgtattacatgccctcattttaaaattgaatttttatgttatgaaaaattatgaaaaacatgtggtttttttgttgtgtttttatGCTTAGGAAACATTTATTTCTAAGCCTGCAAGGAAGAAATCCATATCACGTAATTTCCGAACAAGACCATgaaatacacaagtaccaaacttcatattgaaaataaaattctagtCTACCGGATTTGCGCAAAACCGTTCagagattttcagagaaaatttgaaaagttccaAGTTTCCAATAACatgagattctgaaaattatttttcacatgTCATTcattgaaactattttgaaaacataaagaTATATTGCAAGACTTCTTCTCATCTTTCCTGGATTTTATTTTGATCTGCTGAAACAATAAtcgttcaattttcaggctgTAAGGATGTACTCCGCTACACCACcttctcagcctcaaccaaagcAATCGCGGCAACAACAGTACCCTTCTCAACAGCCACCGGCCTACAACTACCCTCATCAAGGATATGGCCAAATGGGACAAATGGGACATGGAAGTTTGCCGATGGATACTCGAGGAATTCAGCAGCAGCCGCAAAATATGGGAACAATGATGGGACGGCAAGTTCCACTGCAGCAACAAGCTGCCGCCGGGCAAATGAATGCCCATGGAATGCCTATGGATAACCGATCTATGAACAGTGGCCAGATGCAGCATTTGGATAACCGCATGGGATCTCAACAAATGACGACTAATCAAAGACCGATGGGAATGGAAAGTCACAATATGGGCCAGCTAGGAAACAATCAAATGGGATCCATGGGAAGCATGAACAGCTCAATGAGCAACTCCATGGCGTCTATGGGCGGTATGATGAGTGATCGGACGATGGGTACTCAGCAACATCAAATGATGGGACAacatcaacaacaacaatcGTAAGTTATCAGTGTTGTGATGATCGTTCTTTGTGTGATCTAAATGTACTCCGACATTTCTTAAAGTGCAAATTATTGCTTTTAGTAATGATCATTGAAGTTTCATACTATATTTTTGGGTTGTCATACTAGCACAAAAAGTATCTTCCGTTTGTAGTCATAAGTCGTTGGCGGTTTTGACCTTAACCTTAAAATTAACCGAAAGGGCACTTTTCTAAAATAGGTGTAAGTAGTATTTAAGGAAAgttatcacattttttcgaacatGCTGAAAGGCAGTTCATGACAGCTTGTCCAGTTTGAACAGAAAcacgtttttaattttgtaccCTAAAACTAAGaaatcaaactttcaaaaacatacttttttcttaaaatctgAACTGTAGGAGGTTTTGGTATTCACtcagaaatgtttaaaatcaCTTCAAAGAGTCTtcacattttcacattttccgtCCGTCACAGTCATCCTCCTTCTCCACTTTAATGCTCATTGTTGAAAGTGTGATATCCCGCATGCATCTCCTTCAAAAACATCACGTGACCATATTTTCTAGTACACCAAGTTCAGACATCTTTGCTGAGCaaacatttgaagaaaaaaaactagtctGGGTCTTGTGACTTTTGCATGCTCTCAATTGCATGAAAAGTGCAATAGGATAAGATGTTTCTCAACTATAACTGCTTCAAAGGTTTCCTTCTCTCGCCAATACCATTCCTGACGAGTTATAAAATAGTCAATACACAACAACTATACAGGAGAAGTCTAGgaagataaatatttttcattttcaaagcctcattattattattatcataATCGTGTTTTCCAGACGTCTGGAGCTTTAGTCATTTCCCGCatgtaggaaatttttaaagaaattttaatctttGGATTTCACCTTAACCAACTTACTTTAGCATTTAAATTACTAGTTCcttgatacattttttgaaattatattctcAGCGGAACCAGTCTGTGGAACAAGTAATTATATTTACACTTTTCCCCTGTATTTTCTCTAAGTCTCGCGTATTACGGTTCCATCAATGgtggaaaatacaaaatatagaagcgagtttattttttcaatgttcctgctttcaatgttttctcCATGTATGCGTTCTCCGTATTCCCCTTCCTTTCTCCctattttccatcaaaacgCCGTTCCAGGGACTAGTTGTTTTCGCAAGTGGTCCTGACCACAGATATACTAGAGATGTGCACATAAACACAACTTTATCGTCGTTCACCCGTCTTTCCAGATAAGTGGGCCCCCCGTCTTCTGGTTCATATATCTCAGCCGTTCCCCCTACGTTCTAGTAGATTTTCTCCTTCTTCTGTATGTTGTTCATGACTTAGCGAAAACTTGTTTTGAGAATCACGTTTTCTCCTTATTCTTGGCAGTCCGTGTTCCAGTGATGTATGATTCGCTAGAAGGTCTAATAGATCacacgtgtttttttttcagtcgtcttgttttttctacttacttttaaaaactcacaacaACACATCGCTGTTATTACTGACTCAttacttgttttgttttcagtacCAGCAACCCTGGCAACAATCAACAAATGCAACGTATGATGAACCCACCAGCGTACTCGCAACAGGAAAAACAACGCATGGAACAGTACCAACGGCAACAACATCAATCCCAGGTAAAAAGAATAAcacaaaacatattttgtttggcaaatatttttgttagaatttcCTCTTTAGTGCAGACATTATTATTGTTTATATGTAttgtcaaaataaaaatggaatagTGAAAACTAGTGAGCTACAGTagattctagaaaaaaaaaaactattgtttgttattttgcaaatataatttattttaacctTATTATTATAGGGTAGCTTCGAAATGAGATAGGCAACTcaaactcagaaaaaaaagatgcaaGATTGATCAACACTTCAGTCAGCAGTTCGAAAAGTCAACCTATTTGAAATCCCATTCCGAATGACCTGAAAAGTGTATAGATGCTAACTACACCACGCCCCATTAGAAATTTCGAAAGCGAAAACGGAAGGTGTACGTATCTCTCATAGTCCGGACGAGATTTGGTTGCGTTTGCAGAAAGCACTTTTCAGGGACTAGTGTATCCTTTTTACTAAGAATGTGCCTTCCGATTgcctttctatttttttcaacccCCGTTCGTCACACTCAGTGTTAGATAACCACTTCACTTATTGTGTCTAGACGCTTACTATTAGTCACTGATGAATGTTTTTCTGTACTTTcacaaaatgaaaacaaaatatattcCAATTGCAGATGCAAAGCTACCAATCTCAAATGCAGCAATCTATGACCCCAGTAGTTCAAGCCCCGGCTCCAGCAAAACCGGCACCGAAGAACAACTCTAGGAGGAAGAGAACAGTCAACAAAGCTAATCTCGATGAGCCTACTCAGGTTCCGGCTCCGAATTATCATTTCCAACCACCACCAAGCTATGGATATCAGCAGGTactaaaattgttaaaaatttatttatatttaattttacaattctAGAACAACAATATGATGGGAAATCCCCAAGTAAGTGGACATCAAATGGCAGGTGGACAACAACAACTCCAACACCATGCAATGATGCATGGTGGTCCTGGAGGCTCGCAGAGCCAGTATCCAAACACAAAGTAGGTATCTTGTTGCATAGAGAGGAACGTTCGTGCACCCCTCAATTATGCTTGCATCTTTGTGTCGAATAACTAATTAtacgaaatttcattttgcagGTCATCGGAAATGGTGCGCTTAGAGCTTCGTAATTCCATTCAGGCCAAACAGCAACAGCAGAAGCAGAAGGAGCAGCCACCAATGGATCAACAACGTAAGTTTTGTTTTCGAcgtttttaataacttttgaCTGACTCAAGATATTTATAATTTAGCATGTAAAAGTTGTGGGCTTATGAGATATTCAGACACACATTCCTTGCAAAATATGACGTGACTGGTGGGTagagaaaaaacggaaatgatAAATAGTGATGTTGGTAAACAGGACACAAATAGCTGAtcaagtttttgtttgaaaagcgAGTAGGATAGGGATGGCGAATGAAAACAACTTGAGttccaggaaaaaaaagaactagGCTGGTCAATCTCactgtttttttggaaaagtgtcTGTGTGCCATTGgcgtaaatatttttgttctaaGAAAGCGTGAAGCCTACAAATTCGTGATTTTGTTATGTGCGGATTTGTCACAGCATACTGTAGTTGGAcactttcaaaatgaaatagtCATGGAAAATAACATATTTCTTTGGGAATTTTATTGTTGATACGAACCAATTCaaggttctgaaaattgcaaaatgagTCTTTACACAGCTTTTTTAGAGgaacattcaaaattcttaaaacCCCTAGGTTGGCTTCAGTGAAGCgtttcttcacaaaaaattcttcGTGGAACctaatttcccattttcttcCTCTTTCCCACTTAAGACCCCCGTACTTTGATCCGTGTGCTCTTCGAGCAGGGACTAGTTTGTCAACATGGCAGTAAACAATAAACAAGTGACGAAAATTTCATGTAGCCACTTGATACGTGCATTCATGGATTTATATCGACCTCCCCACTAAAACAGCTTAAGACACACTTGTTTCATTTTACACACACCCCgctttcatcaaaatttcatagAGCATGTGGGAGGGGGGAAAGTTAAGACTTTGCTAAAACTTCGAAACAATGTTTTGTGGCTTATTTGATTTTCCTCCAGAATCAAAAGTTTGTATAACCAAACTTGGAAAGGCGTGAAGAGGTGAGAGGAATAGAGAGCAATTATGGtagtaatgaaaaaaaaaaacatgttgatGATGACCGCCGTGCCTTTTCTGTAAACGAACGGCGGCACGGCGACGCGACcgtcagaaaaatatttttgtagttgtcGGAACTCTGCTGTGTGTGTGTCTGCTTGCTATAATAATGCGTGGATTTGTGGACTGCTACAGCTAGTGCTTGACGCCTGAAAAACATGTGTATCAGATACACACGtctacaaaaataaaagaaaaacatacaCACGTCTTCGTGTATTCGTCCGTTCTttcgtgtgtgtgtgtgtggtcAACAAAATGGGCCTTTTCCGACAAATAGGCTATTTGTCGCCGGCCGGCCGCTCACTCGATCTATCTTTCCTCTAACTCTTGCCTGTCGCCCCTCACTTTCCTGAAAACTGAACACTAAGAATTGAGGAGAGAAgctaaaaacataaaaacacgCCATTCTACACTTTGTATTTCAAAGTTCTGATGTGGGAGGAGCCAATGGGGCTGcctaatattttccaattttgaaaaaactccaTTTATGAACgttattatgaaaaaatgtgtgtgAAAAATGTGTGCAGCTGTTCGAATGGTGTAAACATTTAtcagagattttttgaatattaagttctctctctctctcattcaGTTTCTGTTCATAATTGTTAGAATagtgaaaacaatgaaacttCCTCGTTCACCACATGACCTCGCCTGTTACTGTTATCAACTAAAGTGCTCCACTTTGTTTTTCACTCTTAAGCCCTCGGCGTTcgcttattattttttcttacatttgttttccaaacACCCAGGAACGCCTGGAAATACGAAAATAACGGAGAGAAAtcggaaattctcaaaatatgtACAAATCCAAATCCTTGCTTTTTATTCTGAGAACGCCCAAACCAACGTCACATAGAGTTGTGAGTTGGTCGGAAAATAGAAAGAACAACATGTTTCTACACAGGTAGACATGTTTTTATCATCAATTCTCACTTTCTTTATCAATATTAGTATTAATATACGTTTCTTTGCCACACAAACACTATGGTTTCTAGGCATCATCGAGCGCTGGTCTATGGGGTGGAGTCTGTAGTAGTAGTGGAGCAATAATAAAATCACTcttgaatgcaaaaaaaaacatcggtTATTCTGACGAATTCTCTTCACTTCTCCCGATCTCTCTTTCCACAGATAGG comes from Caenorhabditis elegans chromosome X and encodes:
- the pqn-18 gene encoding Prion-like-(Q/N-rich)-domain-bearing protein (Confirmed by transcript evidence) encodes the protein MYSATPPSQPQPKQSRQQQYPSQQPPAYNYPHQGYGQMGQMGHGSLPMDTRGIQQQPQNMGTMMGRQVPLQQQAAAGQMNAHGMPMDNRSMNSGQMQHLDNRMGSQQMTTNQRPMGMESHNMGQLGNNQMGSMGSMNSSMSNSMASMGGMMSDRTMGTQQHQMMGQHQQQQSTSNPGNNQQMQRMMNPPAYSQQEKQRMEQYQRQQHQSQMQSYQSQMQQSMTPVVQAPAPAKPAPKNNSRRKRTVNKANLDEPTQVPAPNYHFQPPPSYGYQQNNNMMGNPQVSGHQMAGGQQQLQHHAMMHGGPGGSQSQYPNTKSSEMVRLELRNSIQAKQQQQKQKEQPPMDQQHRVPAQQAQMQRAMQQDSSMMMGNQMGQYQYSQMGQPPHYHQSSSMGNGMGQAPQMGQGHPQQMQEMGSFNTPQPQVQINQNTPISSVASTSSASSLDFPNELGFFDMQDPELPVSCDKLEENLKSLTVHDFAILGRCAFDFSNQQTIDFVRQILLM
- the pqn-18 gene encoding Prion-like-(Q/N-rich)-domain-bearing protein (Confirmed by transcript evidence), translating into MQRMMNPPAYSQQEKQRMEQYQRQQHQSQMQSYQSQMQQSMTPVVQAPAPAKPAPKNNSRRKRTVNKANLDEPTQVPAPNYHFQPPPSYGYQQNNNMMGNPQVSGHQMAGGQQQLQHHAMMHGGPGGSQSQYPNTKSSEMVRLELRNSIQAKQQQQKQKEQPPMDQQHRVPAQQAQMQRAMQQDSSMMMGNQMGQYQYSQMGQPPHYHQSSSMGNGMGQAPQMGQGHPQQMQEMGSFNTPQPQVQINQNTPISSVASTSSASSLDFPNELGFFDMQDPELPVSCDKLEENLKSLTVHDFAILGRCAFDFSNQQTIDFVRQILLM